Proteins from one Desulfonema limicola genomic window:
- a CDS encoding VIT domain-containing protein: MKYIKVVFILFIFFCLIPGFNSIAVETVPENDEKTLSPYFLVKSDDPDTDQLPLKSTSADVNIAGVIADVRVTQVYKNEGRSPLEAVYVFPGSTRAAVYGMKMTIGERTLTAKIQERQKARQEYEQARDEGKSASLLEQQRPNVFQMNVANIMPKDEIRVELSYTELLIPDEGVYEFVYPTVVGPRYSNMPESQAPKSEQWVKNPYLHEGESPNYTFDMKVKISAGMPIEEIVCTSHKTDIEFESSETAFVLPDKSEKYGGNRDFILKYKLAGSNIQSGLLLYEGDRENFFLLMMQPPKRVLPENIPPREYMFIVDVSGSMRGFPLDISKAVLKDLIGNLRPDDRFNVLLFSGGSNLLAEKSMPANAENIQRAIQVIDNQQGGGGTELLPALNHALGMEDNEKGSRTLVIVTDGFVRVEKEAFDLIRNRLGEANMFTFGIGSSVNRYLLEGMARAGMGEPFIITKPEQGPAKADKFRQYIQSPVLTSVKVDFKGFKAYDIEPPAIPDVFAQRPVIIFGKWKGEPKGIVRLKGITGTKEYSDEISVTRFKPSKTNSGLRYLWARHRIALLSDYNTAAPDSETEKEITNLGLEYNLLTAYTSFVAIDNQIRNKDGKTITIKQPLPLPQGVSDYAVGSRGLMSKRMFPAMAAKPMVSPSLLAAPAPEKYPSGRLKQEPAKPVIRVRVNPDKMTIKGSFSREYLQKIFESHINKIETCFNSSGLKIINPGQTNAQLKISISIDGSVVSSELLIPGIKDKQLELCITELVKKWQFEKPVDGKPVFVIYSLVLKKGS, translated from the coding sequence ATGAAGTACATTAAAGTTGTCTTTATTTTGTTTATTTTTTTCTGCCTCATACCTGGTTTTAATTCAATTGCTGTTGAGACTGTTCCTGAAAATGATGAAAAAACCCTTTCACCCTATTTTCTTGTAAAAAGCGATGATCCTGATACGGATCAGCTTCCCCTGAAATCCACATCTGCTGATGTTAATATTGCTGGAGTTATTGCAGATGTCCGGGTAACACAGGTTTATAAAAATGAAGGCAGGTCTCCGCTTGAGGCTGTTTATGTTTTTCCAGGCTCTACCCGTGCTGCTGTCTATGGGATGAAAATGACTATTGGGGAGCGCACCCTGACTGCAAAGATCCAGGAAAGGCAAAAGGCAAGACAGGAATATGAACAGGCCCGTGATGAAGGTAAAAGCGCTTCACTTTTAGAGCAGCAGCGCCCCAATGTATTCCAGATGAATGTTGCAAATATAATGCCCAAAGATGAAATCAGGGTTGAGCTGAGTTATACGGAACTCCTGATTCCTGATGAAGGTGTTTATGAATTTGTTTATCCAACAGTAGTGGGTCCCCGTTATTCCAACATGCCTGAATCCCAGGCTCCCAAATCCGAGCAATGGGTAAAAAATCCCTATCTTCATGAAGGAGAATCTCCAAATTATACCTTTGATATGAAGGTAAAGATTTCTGCTGGAATGCCCATTGAGGAAATTGTATGCACCTCGCATAAAACAGATATAGAATTTGAAAGTAGTGAAACAGCATTTGTATTACCTGATAAATCAGAAAAATACGGCGGAAACCGTGATTTTATCCTTAAATACAAACTTGCAGGCAGTAATATCCAGTCTGGTCTGCTTTTATATGAAGGGGATAGGGAAAATTTCTTCCTGCTCATGATGCAGCCGCCAAAAAGGGTTTTGCCGGAAAACATACCTCCCAGGGAATATATGTTTATTGTTGACGTATCAGGCTCCATGAGGGGTTTTCCCCTGGATATATCAAAGGCAGTGCTAAAAGACTTAATCGGGAACCTGAGACCTGACGACAGGTTTAATGTCCTTCTTTTTTCAGGGGGATCAAACCTGCTTGCTGAAAAATCCATGCCTGCAAATGCTGAAAATATTCAAAGAGCCATCCAGGTTATAGATAATCAGCAGGGCGGGGGAGGAACCGAACTTCTTCCTGCATTAAACCATGCCCTTGGAATGGAGGATAATGAAAAAGGATCCAGAACCCTGGTTATTGTTACTGACGGATTTGTCAGGGTGGAAAAAGAGGCTTTTGATCTTATAAGAAACAGGCTGGGCGAGGCAAATATGTTTACCTTTGGCATTGGCTCAAGTGTAAACCGTTATCTGCTGGAAGGAATGGCAAGGGCAGGCATGGGTGAACCTTTTATTATAACAAAACCAGAACAAGGCCCTGCAAAGGCTGATAAATTCCGCCAGTATATCCAGTCACCGGTACTTACCAGCGTGAAGGTTGATTTTAAAGGCTTCAAAGCCTATGATATTGAACCCCCTGCCATTCCTGATGTATTTGCTCAAAGACCTGTTATTATTTTCGGAAAATGGAAGGGAGAGCCAAAAGGAATTGTCAGACTAAAAGGCATTACAGGAACAAAGGAATATTCAGATGAAATTTCAGTTACCAGGTTTAAGCCGTCCAAGACAAATTCAGGTCTGCGCTATTTATGGGCAAGGCACAGGATTGCCCTGCTTTCAGATTATAACACTGCGGCTCCTGACAGTGAAACAGAAAAAGAAATTACAAACCTGGGACTGGAATATAATCTTTTAACTGCATACACCTCCTTTGTTGCCATTGATAACCAGATCCGCAATAAAGACGGGAAAACAATAACAATTAAACAGCCCCTGCCTTTACCTCAGGGTGTATCTGACTATGCTGTTGGTTCAAGGGGGCTTATGTCAAAAAGAATGTTCCCGGCCATGGCAGCAAAACCCATGGTTTCACCTTCACTTCTGGCCGCTCCTGCACCTGAGAAATATCCTTCAGGCAGACTGAAACAAGAACCTGCAAAGCCTGTAATCAGGGTAAGAGTCAATCCAGATAAAATGACTATAAAAGGTTCTTTTTCAAGGGAATATCTGCAAAAAATCTTTGAATCGCATATCAATAAAATAGAAACATGTTTCAATTCTTCTGGCTTAAAAATTATCAACCCGGGTCAGACAAATGCCCAGTTAAAAATTTCTATAAGTATTGACGGAAGTGTTGTATCTTCTGAACTGCTGATACCAGGCATTAAAGATAAACAGCTTGAGTTATGTATAACAGAACTGGTGAAAAAATGGCAGTTTGAAAAGCCCGTGGATGGAAAACCTGTTTTTGTTATTTATTCTCTTGTATTAAAAAAAGGGTCTTAA
- a CDS encoding class I SAM-dependent methyltransferase, translated as MGHVFTYNDARKYENQLKNKRHMAKVEQENWLMLKMLEPMKGEAVLDIGCGTGQGLLSLLDAGLQVTGIDPSSYMLDLAVKNIQNRADLHRCYAEELPFDDNSFNYSCIINTLEFVENPEKTLEEAFRVTKDRVFIGILNRYSGRTCRLRFKSMFINCIYRNARFFSIWELKKMVFSLMGDVPVSWKTVYQIPKPPGKFFKRFNRWNIMYKYPFGAFTGMTVVLMPRFKTRPLRLECPAEPAGARITSLARNNSEH; from the coding sequence ATGGGTCATGTATTTACATATAATGATGCCAGGAAATATGAAAACCAGCTGAAAAATAAGCGTCATATGGCAAAGGTTGAGCAGGAAAACTGGCTCATGCTTAAAATGCTGGAACCCATGAAAGGGGAAGCAGTGCTTGATATTGGCTGCGGCACAGGCCAGGGCCTGCTTTCCCTTCTTGATGCAGGTCTCCAGGTTACAGGCATTGATCCATCATCATATATGCTTGATCTTGCTGTTAAGAATATACAAAACAGGGCTGATCTTCATCGCTGTTATGCAGAAGAACTTCCTTTTGACGATAATTCCTTTAATTATTCCTGTATTATCAATACCCTGGAATTTGTTGAAAATCCTGAAAAAACCCTTGAGGAAGCATTCAGAGTAACAAAGGACAGGGTATTTATCGGGATATTAAACCGGTATTCAGGCAGAACCTGCAGACTTAGATTTAAAAGCATGTTTATTAACTGCATTTACAGGAACGCCAGATTTTTTTCCATATGGGAATTGAAGAAAATGGTTTTTTCCCTTATGGGCGATGTGCCGGTATCCTGGAAAACTGTTTATCAAATCCCCAAACCTCCTGGAAAGTTTTTCAAACGCTTTAACCGCTGGAATATAATGTATAAATACCCTTTTGGAGCATTTACAGGCATGACTGTAGTCCTGATGCCCAGGTTTAAAACCCGCCCCCTCAGACTTGAATGCCCGGCAGAACCAGCAGGAGCAAGAATTACCAGCCTTGCAAGAAATAACAGTGAACACTGA
- the amrS gene encoding AmmeMemoRadiSam system radical SAM enzyme translates to MKAFLYENIDQDKIRCNLCSHRCIIKPGKRGICGVRENNKGVLTALTYNRIIARAVDPIEKKPLFHFLPSSLSYSIAAAGCNFKCRFCQNSGIAQMPSDYNGKIEGYAASPGDIVRDALKTGCQSISYTYTEPTVFFEMAYETAELAHEKGIKNVFVSNGYMTCEAIDMISPFLDAANIDLKAYTDDFYKTYCSAKLEPVKQTLKYMKSRGIFVEVTTLIIPGLNDGKSELESLSRFIAEELGTETPWHISRFHPAYKLADRPATPLETLIKARDIGVNAGLKYVYMGNVPGQGGEDTVCYQCGKTLIQRWGFNVKQNRVKNGCCPDCGAEIHGVGI, encoded by the coding sequence ATGAAAGCATTTCTTTATGAAAACATTGATCAGGATAAGATCAGATGTAATCTGTGCAGCCACCGCTGTATTATAAAACCTGGAAAACGGGGCATATGCGGTGTAAGGGAAAATAATAAGGGTGTTTTAACAGCCTTAACATATAACAGGATAATTGCCAGGGCAGTTGATCCAATTGAAAAAAAGCCCTTGTTTCATTTTCTGCCCTCAAGCCTTTCATATTCCATTGCTGCTGCAGGCTGTAATTTTAAATGCAGGTTCTGCCAGAATTCAGGCATTGCCCAAATGCCTTCAGACTATAATGGAAAAATAGAAGGATATGCTGCATCTCCTGGAGATATTGTAAGAGATGCCCTGAAAACAGGATGTCAAAGCATTTCATACACATATACAGAACCCACAGTATTTTTTGAAATGGCTTATGAAACAGCAGAACTTGCCCATGAAAAAGGCATTAAAAACGTATTTGTCAGCAACGGCTACATGACATGTGAAGCCATTGACATGATAAGCCCTTTTCTGGATGCTGCAAATATTGATCTTAAAGCCTATACTGATGATTTTTACAAAACCTATTGCAGTGCAAAACTGGAACCTGTGAAACAAACCCTGAAATACATGAAATCCCGCGGGATTTTTGTGGAAGTAACAACCCTGATCATTCCAGGCTTAAATGACGGCAAATCAGAGCTTGAATCTCTTTCAAGATTTATTGCAGAAGAATTGGGAACTGAAACCCCCTGGCATATCAGCAGGTTTCACCCCGCATACAAGCTTGCAGACAGACCGGCAACACCCCTTGAAACCTTGATAAAAGCCCGTGATATCGGCGTAAATGCAGGATTAAAATATGTTTACATGGGCAATGTGCCGGGTCAGGGAGGTGAAGATACTGTCTGTTATCAATGCGGTAAAACATTGATTCAAAGATGGGGTTTTAATGTAAAACAGAATCGTGTTAAAAACGGGTGCTGTCCTGACTGCGGGGCAGAGATTCACGGGGTTGGGATATAA
- a CDS encoding UbiA-like polyprenyltransferase — MGTMIMIIPNAVENKFKIIDRILTYGRMIKFSHTVFALPFALSSVLLAWQHYPVSIEDLLWILAAMVGARSAAMGFNRIADAEFDAKNPRTAIREIPSGKLSLTAAKIFVLIFSGIFIFAAFMLGKPCFYLSFPVLGVLFSYSYTKRFTWLAHIYLGLAISLAPLGAWIAITKSFSPEILLLCFALMTYIAGFDILYACQDTDFDREQGLFSMPANFGIKKSLWIAKLIHTASFFFFLSIYFAFNMTDAYLMTAWIIGMLLVFEHWLVKPDDLTHVNIAFFHVNSMISLTLFAGVTADWVLRA, encoded by the coding sequence ATGGGAACAATGATTATGATAATTCCAAATGCTGTTGAAAACAAATTTAAAATCATAGATCGAATTTTAACCTATGGCCGGATGATTAAATTCAGCCATACTGTGTTTGCTCTGCCTTTTGCTCTTTCTTCTGTACTCCTTGCATGGCAGCATTATCCTGTCAGTATTGAAGATTTACTCTGGATACTTGCTGCTATGGTTGGAGCGCGTTCTGCTGCTATGGGATTTAACAGGATTGCAGATGCTGAATTTGACGCAAAAAATCCAAGAACTGCCATAAGGGAAATTCCCTCAGGCAAACTTTCCTTAACTGCTGCAAAAATCTTTGTACTTATATTTTCCGGAATTTTCATCTTTGCTGCTTTTATGCTGGGAAAGCCCTGTTTTTATCTTTCATTTCCTGTTCTGGGTGTATTGTTTTCATACTCATACACCAAACGATTTACATGGCTGGCTCATATCTATCTTGGCCTTGCAATCTCCCTTGCACCTTTGGGCGCATGGATTGCAATAACAAAATCCTTTTCCCCTGAAATCCTGCTCCTGTGTTTTGCCCTTATGACCTATATTGCAGGTTTTGACATTTTATATGCGTGCCAGGACACGGATTTTGACAGGGAGCAGGGCCTGTTTTCCATGCCTGCAAATTTTGGAATAAAAAAATCCCTCTGGATTGCAAAACTTATACATACTGCTTCATTTTTCTTTTTTTTATCAATATATTTTGCCTTTAACATGACAGACGCTTACCTGATGACAGCCTGGATTATAGGTATGCTTCTTGTATTTGAACACTGGCTTGTTAAACCTGATGATCTCACCCATGTTAATATTGCTTTTTTTCATGTAAACAGCATGATTTCTTTAACTTTATTTGCCGGGGTCACGGCTGACTGGGTATTAAGAGCCTAA
- a CDS encoding UbiX family flavin prenyltransferase — protein MSKKIVVAICGASGSIYGIRILKALLEKPVEVFLTLSEAGKQVLAHETGYNGEKIEIFLKNQGLRIHEKAVLNIYDVKNLFAPPASGSFRHNGMVIAPCSMKTLGAIASGIADDLIHRAADVCLKEKKPLVLLTRETPLNIIHIENMKKAALAGATIMPPCPGFYTRPKTIMEIIDNTAARVLDQLDIETDTIRWGDKDL, from the coding sequence ATGAGTAAAAAAATAGTAGTTGCCATCTGCGGTGCTTCCGGTTCGATCTACGGGATACGGATACTGAAAGCCCTGCTGGAAAAACCTGTTGAGGTTTTTCTGACACTTTCAGAAGCAGGAAAACAGGTTTTAGCCCATGAAACAGGGTATAATGGAGAAAAAATTGAAATATTTTTAAAAAATCAGGGACTTAGGATTCATGAAAAAGCTGTATTAAATATCTATGATGTAAAAAACCTGTTTGCTCCTCCAGCAAGCGGTTCTTTCCGTCATAACGGCATGGTGATAGCCCCATGTTCCATGAAAACCCTGGGAGCAATAGCTTCAGGCATTGCCGATGACTTGATTCACAGGGCGGCAGATGTATGTCTTAAAGAAAAAAAGCCCCTTGTTCTTTTAACCCGTGAAACCCCTTTAAATATAATTCACATTGAAAACATGAAAAAAGCGGCTCTTGCAGGAGCTACAATCATGCCTCCCTGTCCTGGATTTTATACCCGCCCCAAAACCATTATGGAAATCATAGACAATACGGCTGCAAGGGTGCTTGACCAGCTTGACATTGAAACTGATACCATACGCTGGGGAGATAAAGACTTATAA
- a CDS encoding AAA family ATPase has protein sequence MKKRILYANANYEEIVSKNGYFVDKTDYIEKLEMVDNPVFLRPRRFGKSLLCRILECYYNINQEDDFQRLFGHTYIGRNPTPLKNSFFVLHLDFSVVKPTGTIKEIEQSFNFTCNLGMKKMTGLCKKWFQGKIDIDLDNSASASLENIIRYIGENRLPPVYIIIDEYDNFANQLIVSHKDSLYYALTADDSFLKTFFKTMKQGRKTGDIANVFITGVLPITMDDLASGFNIASFITLDPGFENMLGFTQAETDRLLDEIYKDYEISPESRHQVNELIKIHYNGYHFVNPKGEAVYNSTILMYFLNDFTRQKQIPKHLTDMNLRTDLSWVRRLTGADPKYTEEFVDQLAINNKISYDDRFLVQKFDMRQFFEKSFFPISFFYLGMLTRHDDFHLKLPNLNMRQIFIEYFNELHKIDVSTKYADMMQGFVNNPDLHKLFADYWELYISQLPEAVFQKVNENFYRTTFFELCSRFLSRWFTWNVERSYPQGRTDLEFVGKFHEKFADLRMVIEFKYYSNAEFKKFKTAIRDFKLQDKDTDQIMGYAQGLRQEYPNAQISLYVIYCFGNQGFRVFDVEKYFNKNAIKA, from the coding sequence ATGAAAAAACGCATACTATACGCCAATGCCAATTATGAGGAAATTGTCAGCAAAAACGGTTATTTTGTTGATAAAACAGACTATATTGAAAAACTGGAAATGGTTGACAATCCGGTCTTTCTCCGCCCCCGCAGGTTTGGGAAATCCCTGTTATGCAGGATTTTGGAATGCTATTACAATATCAACCAGGAAGATGATTTTCAAAGGCTGTTTGGTCATACTTACATTGGCAGAAATCCAACGCCTTTGAAAAACTCCTTTTTTGTGCTTCACCTTGATTTTTCAGTGGTAAAGCCCACAGGAACCATAAAGGAGATTGAGCAGAGTTTTAATTTTACCTGCAACCTGGGCATGAAAAAAATGACCGGGCTGTGTAAAAAATGGTTCCAGGGAAAAATTGACATAGACCTGGATAACAGCGCATCTGCTTCACTTGAAAACATTATAAGATATATCGGGGAAAACAGGCTGCCGCCTGTTTATATCATTATTGATGAATACGACAATTTTGCAAATCAACTGATAGTATCCCACAAGGACAGCCTGTATTATGCGCTTACAGCAGACGACAGTTTTTTAAAAACATTTTTTAAAACCATGAAACAGGGAAGAAAGACAGGAGATATTGCCAATGTTTTTATTACCGGGGTTTTACCCATTACAATGGATGACCTGGCTTCCGGGTTTAACATAGCCTCTTTTATTACCCTTGATCCTGGATTTGAAAACATGCTTGGCTTTACCCAGGCTGAAACAGACCGGCTTCTTGATGAAATATACAAAGATTATGAAATATCCCCTGAAAGCAGGCACCAGGTAAACGAGCTTATAAAAATTCATTACAATGGCTATCATTTTGTAAATCCAAAAGGGGAAGCGGTTTATAATTCCACGATTTTAATGTATTTTCTTAATGATTTTACCAGGCAGAAGCAAATACCAAAACACCTGACAGACATGAACCTGAGAACTGATCTTTCATGGGTTCGCCGTCTTACTGGAGCAGACCCGAAATATACAGAAGAATTTGTTGATCAATTAGCAATTAATAATAAAATTTCCTATGATGACAGGTTTCTTGTGCAGAAGTTTGACATGCGCCAGTTTTTTGAAAAAAGCTTTTTCCCCATCTCGTTTTTCTATCTTGGAATGCTCACCCGTCATGATGATTTTCATCTTAAACTGCCGAATCTGAACATGCGCCAGATTTTTATTGAATATTTTAACGAACTCCACAAAATTGACGTTTCAACAAAATATGCGGACATGATGCAGGGCTTTGTTAATAATCCTGATTTGCACAAACTTTTTGCAGACTATTGGGAGCTTTATATATCACAGCTTCCCGAAGCTGTTTTTCAAAAGGTAAATGAAAACTTTTACCGCACCACTTTTTTTGAGCTTTGCAGCCGTTTTTTGTCCCGCTGGTTTACCTGGAACGTGGAGCGCTCATATCCCCAGGGCAGGACTGATCTTGAATTTGTAGGCAAATTCCATGAGAAATTTGCAGACCTTCGCATGGTTATTGAATTTAAATATTATTCCAATGCAGAATTTAAGAAATTTAAAACAGCGATCAGGGATTTTAAACTCCAGGATAAGGACACTGACCAGATTATGGGATATGCACAGGGACTCAGGCAGGAATATCCAAATGCGCAAATCTCGCTTTATGTTATTTACTGCTTTGGAAATCAGGGGTTTAGGGTCTTTGATGTTGAAAAATATTTCAATAAAAATGCAATAAAAGCTTAG
- a CDS encoding AAA family ATPase — protein sequence MKKRILYANANYEEIVSKNGYFVDKTQYIEKLEMVDNPVFLRPRRFGKSLLCRILECYYNINQKDDFQRLFGHTYIGRNPTRFKNSFFVLHLDFSVVKPTGTIKEIEHSFNHTCNLKMDAMAGLSKKWFKNQVKISMEESASGNLNSIIDFISKHSLPPLYIIIDEYDNFANQLIVSHKDSLYYALTADDSFLKTFFKTMKQGRKTGDIANVFITGVLPITMDDLASGFNIASFITLNRKFENMMGFTQSETDDLIDKIFMDYEIDPSIRSQIDEVIKIHYNGYHFVNPRGEAVFNPTLLQYFLIDLCEEKQIPKHLTDMNLRTDLSWVRRLTGADPKYTEEFVDQLAIHNKISYDDRFLVQKFDMRQFFEKSFFPISFFYLGMLTRLDDFHLKLPNLNMRQIFIEYFNELHKIDVSTKYADMMQGFVNNPDLHKLFADYWELYISQLPEAVFQKVNENFYRTTFFELCSRFLSRWFTWNVERSYPQGRTDLEFVGKFHEKFADIRMVIEFKYYSNAEFKKFKTAVKDFKLQDKDTDQIMGYAQGLRQEYPNAQISLYVIYCFGNQGFRVFDVEKYFNKNAIKA from the coding sequence ATGAAAAAACGCATATTATACGCCAATGCCAATTATGAGGAAATTGTCAGCAAAAACGGTTATTTTGTTGATAAAACCCAATATATTGAAAAACTGGAAATGGTTGACAATCCGGTCTTTCTCCGCCCCCGCAGGTTTGGGAAATCCCTGTTATGCAGGATTTTGGAATGCTATTACAATATCAACCAGAAAGATGATTTTCAAAGGCTGTTTGGTCATACTTACATTGGCAGAAACCCCACGCGTTTTAAAAACTCTTTTTTTGTGCTTCACCTGGATTTTTCAGTGGTAAAACCCACAGGAACCATAAAGGAGATTGAGCATAGTTTTAATCATACATGCAACCTGAAAATGGATGCAATGGCAGGATTGTCAAAAAAATGGTTCAAAAATCAGGTAAAAATAAGCATGGAAGAAAGTGCTTCTGGGAACCTTAATTCAATCATTGATTTTATTTCAAAGCACAGCCTGCCCCCTTTATACATCATTATTGATGAATATGACAATTTTGCAAATCAGCTTATAGTATCCCATAAAGACAGCCTGTATTATGCGCTTACAGCAGATGACAGTTTTTTAAAAACCTTTTTTAAAACCATGAAACAGGGAAGAAAGACCGGGGATATTGCCAATGTTTTTATTACAGGTGTTCTGCCCATTACAATGGATGACCTGGCTTCCGGGTTTAACATAGCCTCTTTTATTACATTAAACCGAAAATTTGAAAACATGATGGGCTTTACCCAGTCGGAAACAGATGATCTGATTGATAAAATTTTCATGGATTATGAAATTGATCCTTCAATACGCTCCCAGATAGACGAGGTTATCAAAATTCATTACAATGGCTATCATTTTGTAAATCCCAGGGGGGAAGCTGTTTTTAATCCAACCTTACTCCAGTATTTTCTTATTGATTTATGCGAGGAAAAGCAAATCCCCAAACACCTGACAGACATGAATCTTAGAACGGATCTTTCATGGGTGCGCCGTCTTACAGGAGCAGACCCGAAATATACGGAAGAATTTGTTGATCAGTTGGCAATTCATAATAAAATTTCCTATGATGACAGGTTTCTTGTGCAGAAGTTTGACATGCGCCAGTTTTTTGAAAAAAGCTTTTTCCCCATCTCCTTTTTCTATCTTGGAATGCTTACCCGTCTTGATGATTTCCATCTTAAACTGCCGAATCTGAACATGCGCCAGATTTTTATTGAATATTTTAACGAGCTTCACAAAATTGACGTTTCAACAAAATATGCTGACATGATGCAGGGTTTTGTAAATAATCCTGATCTTCACAAACTTTTTGCAGACTACTGGGAACTTTACATATCCCAGCTTCCTGAAGCTGTTTTTCAAAAGGTAAATGAAAATTTTTACCGCACCACGTTTTTTGAGCTTTGCAGCCGTTTTTTGTCCCGCTGGTTTACCTGGAACGTGGAGCGCTCATATCCCCAGGGCAGGACTGATCTTGAATTTGTAGGCAAATTCCATGAAAAATTTGCAGATATCCGCATGGTTATTGAATTTAAATATTATTCCAATGCAGAATTTAAGAAATTTAAAACAGCAGTCAAGGATTTTAAACTCCAGGATAAGGACACTGACCAGATTATGGGTTATGCACAGGGACTTAGGCAGGAATATCCAAACGCCCAAATATCGCTTTATGTGATTTACTGCTTTGGAAACCAGGGATTCAGGGTGTTTGATGTTGAAAAATATTTCAATAAAAATGCAATAAAAGCTTAG
- a CDS encoding AAA family ATPase: MKKRILYANANYEEIISKNGYFVDKTQYIEKLEMVDNPVFLRPRRFGKSLLCRILECYYNINQEDDFQRLFGHTYIGRNPTPLKNSFFVLHLDFSVVKPTGTIKEIEHSFNHTCNLKMDAMTGLSKKWFKNQVKISMEESASGNLNSIIDFISKHNLPPLYIIIDEYDNFANQLIVSHKDSLYYALTADDSFLKTFFKTMKQGRKTGDIANVFITGVLPITMDDLASGFNVASFITLDPEFENMLGFTQAETDRLLDEIYKDYEISPESRQQVNELIKIHYNGYHFVNPRGEAVYNSTILMYFLNDFTRQEQIPKHLIDMNLRTDLSWVRRLTGADPKYTEEFVDQLAIHNKISYDDRFLVQKFDMRQFFEKSFFPISFFYLGMLTRLDDFHLKLPNLNMRQIFIEYFNELHKIDVSTKYADMMQGFVNNPDLHKLFADYWELYISQLPEAVFQKVNENFYRTTFFELCSRFLSRWFTWNVERSYPQGRTDLEFVGKFHEKFADIRMVIEFKYYSNAEFKKFKTAVRDFKLQDKDTEQIMGYAQGLRQEYPNAQISLYVIYCFGNQGFRVFDVEKYFNKNAIKA, encoded by the coding sequence ATGAAAAAACGCATACTATACGCCAATGCCAATTATGAGGAAATTATCAGCAAAAACGGTTATTTTGTTGATAAAACCCAATATATTGAAAAACTGGAAATGGTTGACAATCCGGTCTTTCTCCGCCCCCGCAGGTTTGGGAAATCCCTGTTATGCAGGATTTTGGAATGCTATTACAACATCAACCAGGAAGATGATTTTCAAAGGCTGTTTGGTCATACTTACATCGGCAGAAATCCAACGCCTTTGAAAAACTCCTTTTTTGTGCTTCACCTTGATTTTTCAGTGGTAAAGCCCACAGGAACCATAAAGGAGATTGAGCATAGTTTTAATCATACATGCAACCTGAAAATGGATGCCATGACAGGATTGTCAAAAAAATGGTTCAAAAATCAGGTAAAAATAAGTATGGAAGAAAGTGCTTCTGGAAATCTTAATTCAATAATTGATTTTATTTCAAAGCATAACCTGCCCCCTTTATACATCATTATTGATGAATATGACAATTTTGCAAATCAGCTTATAGTATCCCATAAAGACAGCCTGTATTATGCACTCACAGCAGACGACAGTTTTTTAAAAACCTTTTTCAAGACCATGAAACAGGGAAGAAAGACCGGGGATATTGCCAATGTTTTTATTACAGGTGTTCTGCCCATTACAATGGACGACCTGGCTTCCGGGTTTAACGTGGCTTCCTTTATTACCCTTGATCCTGAATTTGAAAATATGCTGGGTTTTACCCAGGCTGAAACAGACCGGCTTCTTGATGAAATATACAAAGATTATGAAATATCCCCTGAAAGCAGGCAGCAGGTAAACGAGCTTATAAAAATTCATTACAATGGCTATCATTTTGTAAATCCCAGGGGAGAAGCGGTTTATAATTCCACGATTTTAATGTATTTTCTTAATGATTTTACCAGGCAGGAGCAAATCCCAAAACACCTGATAGACATGAATCTTAGAACGGATCTTTCATGGGTGCGCCGTCTTACAGGAGCAGACCCGAAATATACGGAAGAATTTGTTGATCAGTTAGCAATTCATAATAAAATTTCCTATGATGACAGGTTTCTTGTGCAGAAATTTGACATGCGCCAGTTTTTTGAAAAAAGCTTTTTCCCCATCTCGTTTTTCTATCTTGGAATGCTCACCCGTCTTGATGATTTCCATCTTAAACTGCCGAATCTGAACATGCGCCAGATTTTTATTGAATATTTCAATGAACTCCACAAAATTGACGTTTCAACAAAATATGCTGACATGATGCAGGGTTTTGTTAATAATCCTGATCTTCACAAACTTTTTGCAGACTACTGGGAGCTTTACATATCCCAGCTTCCCGAAGCTGTTTTTCAAAAGGTAAATGAAAATTTTTACCGCACCACGTTTTTTGAGCTTTGCAGCCGTTTTTTGTCCCGCTGGTTTACCTGGAACGTGGAGCGCTCATATCCTCAGGGCAGGACTGATCTTGAATTTGTAGGCAAATTCCATGAAAAATTTGCAGATATCCGCATGGTTATTGAATTTAAATATTATTCCAATGCAGAATTTAAGAAATTTAAAACAGCAGTCAGGGATTTTAAACTCCAGGATAAGGACACTGAGCAGATTATGGGTTATGCCCAGGGACTAAGGCAGGAATATCCAAACGCCCAAATCTCGCTTTATGTTATTTACTGCTTTGGAAATCAGGGGTTTAGGGTGTTTGATGTTGAAAAATATTTCAATAAAAATGCAATAAAAGCTTAG